The Candidatus Zixiibacteriota bacterium genome contains a region encoding:
- a CDS encoding TetR/AcrR family transcriptional regulator, which yields MLPAIKTANAPARRNRQYEKRLASILKAASHVIARDGFEGASVRDVAARAKINLSGIYYYFTNKDEMLYALQHHTFSTLHDTLEQRLQSCETNEARLRAVVDNHFEFFVENMDDLKVCVHEMESLSGKYYREVLNVRRKYYRLVRQVVAENLDGRRHDADMAALFLYGSLNWVYTWYDADKNSDISKLSDQLLKIYLNGIKVS from the coding sequence ATGCTACCGGCAATCAAAACCGCTAACGCACCGGCTCGACGAAACCGCCAGTACGAAAAACGACTGGCATCTATTCTCAAAGCAGCATCGCATGTGATCGCCCGCGATGGTTTCGAAGGCGCTTCGGTGCGCGATGTTGCCGCCCGTGCAAAGATCAATCTGTCAGGTATCTATTACTACTTCACCAACAAAGATGAAATGTTGTACGCATTACAGCATCACACGTTCTCGACGTTACACGATACGTTGGAGCAGCGGCTGCAATCGTGCGAGACAAATGAGGCTCGCCTGCGCGCCGTGGTCGACAACCATTTTGAGTTCTTTGTCGAAAACATGGATGACCTGAAAGTGTGTGTGCACGAAATGGAATCGCTGTCGGGCAAGTACTACCGTGAGGTGCTAAACGTCCGCCGCAAGTACTACCGTTTGGTACGCCAAGTGGTCGCTGAGAATCTCGACGGGCGCAGGCATGATGCCGATATGGCGGCGTTGTTCTTGTACGGTTCGCTCAACTGGGTCTACACCTGGTATGATGCCGACAAGAATTCAGATATCAGTAAACTGTCCGATCAACTCTTGAAGATTTACTTGAATGGAATAAAGGTGTCGTGA
- a CDS encoding ABC transporter ATP-binding protein, protein MIKAENLTKRFGEITAVDDISFEIHKGEAFGFLGPNGAGKSTTINMLAGVLEPDRGGISIDGATDPTRTQVRRSLGIAPQALALYDELTADENLAFFGRLYGLSGKALSARADWALELVGLTGRRRDRVKTYSGGMQRRLNLACGLVHDPQVLLLDEPTVGVDPQSRNLIFEKVSQLKAEGRTVLYTTHYMEEAERLCDRVAIIDNGRIMAVDSVENLITNHGGPSFVNAQLSAPPEETAGLPGTLDGLNLRVETDSPMDTIADLSAKGQSFVTMRIDQPNLETVFLNLTGRKLRDQ, encoded by the coding sequence ATGATCAAAGCTGAAAACCTCACCAAGCGCTTCGGCGAAATCACCGCCGTCGATGACATCTCCTTTGAGATACACAAGGGAGAAGCGTTCGGGTTTCTCGGGCCGAACGGCGCGGGCAAATCCACGACGATAAACATGCTGGCCGGGGTGCTGGAACCCGATCGGGGCGGTATCTCGATCGATGGTGCTACCGATCCGACCCGGACACAGGTGCGGCGGTCACTCGGTATCGCGCCGCAAGCGTTGGCTTTATACGATGAGTTAACAGCCGATGAAAACCTGGCTTTCTTTGGACGGCTGTACGGTTTGTCGGGTAAAGCCTTGAGCGCACGAGCAGACTGGGCGCTTGAGTTGGTCGGGCTGACGGGGCGAAGGCGGGACCGTGTCAAAACATATTCGGGCGGGATGCAAAGACGTCTTAACCTGGCCTGCGGATTGGTACATGATCCACAAGTGCTGCTGCTCGATGAACCGACGGTGGGTGTGGACCCGCAGTCACGTAATCTGATTTTTGAAAAAGTCAGCCAACTCAAAGCCGAGGGACGCACCGTTCTTTATACTACTCATTACATGGAAGAAGCCGAGCGGCTGTGCGACCGAGTTGCCATAATCGACAACGGTCGTATTATGGCCGTCGACAGTGTTGAAAACCTGATCACCAACCACGGCGGACCCTCTTTCGTGAATGCTCAATTGTCGGCGCCTCCGGAGGAGACTGCAGGACTTCCGGGGACGCTCGACGGGCTGAACCTGAGAGTAGAAACAGACAGCCCCATGGATACAATTGCCGATTTGAGTGCCAAAGGTCAGTCCTTTGTCACTATGCGCATCGACCAACCGAATCTTGAGACGGTGTTTTTGAACCTAACCGGCAGAAAGCTGCGCGACCAATGA
- a CDS encoding GNAT family N-acetyltransferase, translated as MPDDNGQHNAIIETDRLFIRKALSSQADIEMYHSLWTNPQVMTNVGFPNGLKTSREKIAEQIADQSPSEYESLLVVVLKDSATPVGECRLYRPDDKGISRTDVKLLPEHWGNAYGVEVKRGLLEYLFTHTDCVAVQGDPNKSNVASQKMQEAVGGKRIGEDVYRFPEHMRDYTCDVHSYIYMVFRTDWEKRQS; from the coding sequence ATGCCCGACGATAATGGCCAACACAACGCAATCATCGAAACCGACCGGCTGTTTATCCGCAAGGCTTTGTCATCCCAGGCCGACATCGAAATGTATCACAGCCTGTGGACGAATCCTCAGGTGATGACCAATGTCGGTTTTCCCAACGGGCTGAAAACATCGCGAGAAAAAATCGCCGAACAAATCGCCGACCAGAGTCCATCCGAATACGAGTCATTGCTGGTTGTAGTATTGAAGGACTCAGCCACCCCAGTCGGGGAATGCAGGCTGTATCGGCCCGACGACAAGGGTATTTCGCGCACAGATGTTAAACTGCTTCCCGAGCACTGGGGGAATGCCTACGGTGTGGAAGTCAAACGAGGCCTGTTGGAGTACTTATTCACACACACCGACTGTGTGGCGGTCCAGGGTGATCCCAACAAGAGCAACGTTGCGTCGCAGAAGATGCAGGAAGCGGTGGGTGGTAAACGAATCGGTGAGGATGTTTATCGCTTCCCGGAGCACATGCGGGATTACACCTGCGATGTGCACTCTTATATCTACATGGTATTTCGAACGGATTGGGAAAAGCGACAATCGTAG
- a CDS encoding ferredoxin family protein, giving the protein MKANYGYTDGSGDYYIAIETEGCLKCTDHNCVDTCPQDVFDIIEDDYDDLVAAVVEEHRRSLAYVCSECKPASDPPPLPCVEVCPQNAISHSW; this is encoded by the coding sequence ATGAAGGCGAACTACGGATACACCGACGGGTCCGGGGATTATTACATCGCCATCGAAACCGAAGGTTGTCTGAAATGCACCGACCATAACTGTGTCGATACCTGTCCGCAGGATGTCTTTGACATCATAGAGGACGACTACGACGACCTGGTGGCGGCGGTCGTGGAGGAACATAGGCGTTCGTTGGCCTATGTCTGCTCAGAGTGCAAACCGGCTTCCGATCCGCCGCCGTTGCCGTGCGTAGAGGTTTGTCCGCAGAACGCTATCAGCCACTCGTGGTAG
- a CDS encoding STAS domain-containing protein, protein MKFDDSLENDIVILDVSGKIMGGEETTMFHGKLHEYINQNKKNIVVDLSKVDWVNSVGLGMLISALTTVKNSGGRLVLANITKIESILTITRLISVFEHYDSRTEALQSFA, encoded by the coding sequence ATGAAGTTTGATGATTCTTTGGAAAACGACATTGTCATCCTGGATGTCTCGGGCAAAATCATGGGCGGCGAAGAAACTACCATGTTCCACGGCAAGCTCCATGAGTATATCAACCAGAACAAAAAGAACATCGTGGTCGATCTCTCCAAAGTCGACTGGGTAAACTCTGTCGGACTGGGGATGCTGATTTCCGCCCTCACAACCGTCAAAAACTCGGGCGGCCGGCTGGTACTGGCCAATATCACCAAAATCGAGTCGATCCTGACTATTACCCGCCTGATCAGTGTTTTCGAGCACTACGACAGCCGCACCGAAGCGCTCCAGTCGTTCGCATAG
- the bzdN gene encoding benzoyl-CoA reductase, bzd-type, subunit N gives MFSQFFEWYDKRHDYARDWLSKNDGEVVGCFCSYAPEELIYANGHLPVRMLGSHEPQDVTEPHIFGMYCPFCRDVLAQGLKGRFNYMKGIMLAQSCLHLRQSFTSWRNHVPVDYAYYLYMPNKVQTEHSREYLRGELGKFRASLEEWSGRKITDEALKEASELYNESRVLAHEVYNLRKGPNPAVTGLEAMVMVASSFFVDKKEHNAELKRILPMLKERTLDRETGARLMLVGSEDDDTEFVKMVESVGATIVTDDHCTGSRYFWNSIEYTTGDIVHDIANRYVDRPACPTKDWEERTRFPHILQMARDFNVDGVLLIQQKFCDPHECDMPPLKEFLNENGFPTLFLEFDVTVPLGPMRIRVEAFLEMVGEEELF, from the coding sequence ATGTTTTCACAATTCTTTGAATGGTACGACAAGCGTCACGACTACGCGCGCGATTGGTTGAGCAAGAACGACGGTGAGGTGGTTGGTTGTTTTTGCAGTTATGCACCGGAGGAGTTGATTTACGCCAACGGTCATCTGCCGGTTCGGATGCTCGGTTCGCACGAGCCGCAGGATGTCACCGAGCCGCATATTTTCGGCATGTACTGTCCGTTTTGTCGCGATGTTCTGGCCCAGGGTCTCAAGGGTCGTTTCAATTACATGAAGGGGATCATGCTGGCCCAGTCCTGTTTGCATCTCAGGCAGTCGTTCACATCATGGCGCAACCATGTGCCGGTCGATTACGCCTACTATCTGTACATGCCCAACAAAGTGCAGACTGAGCACTCGCGCGAATATCTGAGGGGGGAACTGGGCAAGTTTCGCGCTTCGCTGGAGGAATGGTCGGGTCGCAAGATCACCGATGAGGCACTTAAAGAAGCATCCGAACTGTACAACGAGAGCCGTGTCCTTGCCCACGAAGTTTACAATCTGCGCAAGGGTCCCAATCCAGCCGTGACAGGGTTGGAGGCGATGGTGATGGTGGCTTCGTCGTTCTTTGTCGACAAGAAAGAGCACAACGCCGAATTGAAACGGATTCTGCCGATGTTGAAGGAGCGTACTCTCGACCGTGAAACCGGTGCGCGTCTGATGCTGGTCGGATCTGAGGACGACGATACCGAATTTGTCAAGATGGTCGAGTCGGTCGGCGCGACTATTGTTACCGATGATCACTGCACCGGATCGCGCTATTTCTGGAACTCGATTGAATATACTACGGGCGACATAGTCCACGACATCGCCAATCGCTATGTCGACCGCCCCGCCTGTCCCACCAAGGATTGGGAGGAGCGCACGCGCTTTCCGCACATTTTGCAGATGGCCAGGGATTTCAATGTCGACGGTGTGTTACTGATTCAACAGAAGTTCTGCGATCCGCACGAATGCGATATGCCGCCGCTTAAGGAGTTTCTGAACGAAAACGGTTTTCCCACTCTGTTTTTGGAATTCGATGTAACCGTGCCGCTCGGTCCCATGCGCATCCGGGTCGAAGCATTCCTTGAGATGGTTGGCGAAGAAGAACTGTTTTGA
- the bzdQ gene encoding benzoyl-CoA reductase, bzd-type, subunit Q, giving the protein MTENKQEFWRWSEYNWRDENKDWREGDIVTAGIDVGSVSSQAVICVDGELYAFNNARTGSNSPDSARRALDGAIKSTGLTIEDLKFVVGTGYGRVNVPFAHKAVTEIACHSRGANFMAGNDVRTILDMGGQDCKAIHCDEKGKVTNFKMNDKCAAGTGRGMEVMADLLEVPITEIGDLSFEVEEEPPPVSSTCVVFAKSEAMALLKDGWPKSRVLAAYCSAMAQRVASLLESVGMQEKFFITGGIAKNRGVVQRLEKILGVNAIQTKFDSQIAGALGAALFAKTLYEKRQAKTVAK; this is encoded by the coding sequence ATGACTGAAAACAAACAGGAATTCTGGCGCTGGTCCGAGTATAACTGGCGCGATGAAAACAAAGACTGGCGCGAGGGTGACATCGTAACGGCCGGGATCGATGTCGGATCGGTTTCCTCGCAGGCGGTTATATGTGTCGATGGTGAACTCTATGCTTTCAACAACGCTCGCACCGGCTCCAACTCACCGGACTCGGCCCGTCGCGCCCTTGACGGCGCCATTAAAAGTACCGGCCTGACTATCGAGGATCTCAAGTTTGTCGTTGGGACCGGGTATGGACGGGTTAATGTACCCTTTGCGCACAAGGCAGTCACTGAGATAGCCTGCCATTCACGCGGGGCCAATTTTATGGCCGGCAATGATGTGCGAACCATTCTCGATATGGGCGGACAGGACTGCAAGGCTATCCACTGCGATGAAAAAGGCAAAGTAACCAACTTCAAGATGAACGACAAGTGCGCCGCCGGTACCGGGCGCGGTATGGAAGTCATGGCCGACCTCCTGGAAGTGCCAATCACCGAGATAGGTGACCTGTCGTTTGAGGTCGAAGAAGAACCGCCGCCGGTGTCATCGACCTGCGTCGTGTTTGCCAAATCCGAAGCGATGGCCTTGTTAAAAGACGGCTGGCCGAAATCAAGAGTGCTGGCCGCATACTGTTCGGCTATGGCTCAGCGGGTGGCATCTCTGTTGGAGTCGGTCGGGATGCAGGAGAAGTTCTTCATTACCGGCGGCATCGCCAAGAACCGAGGAGTTGTTCAAAGGCTGGAGAAGATTCTCGGGGTAAACGCAATTCAGACCAAGTTCGATTCTCAGATCGCCGGCGCCCTGGGAGCGGCACTGTTCGCCAAAACCTTGTACGAGAAGCGTCAGGCCAAAACTGTTGCCAAGTAA
- a CDS encoding acyl-CoA dehydratase activase, whose amino-acid sequence MITAGIDVGSKTIKVVVLKDGAVIGKAVTATGFDQAQSAAMALGAAVEKAGIDASTIAQIVSTGAGRKAVEQANSQVTEVGADAVGTVHAVPEARTVIDVGAEEGRGIKVSGEGKVVDFAVNEKCAAGAGSFAESMSRALEVTLDEFGKLSLESTRTIPMNAQCTVFAESEVVSLLHAETPKEDISRAVHDAIASRVASMVRRVGLEQKVALIGGVAYNPGFVDSLTRTLECEIVIPQDREYVGALGAALVAVERSKND is encoded by the coding sequence ATGATTACTGCTGGAATTGACGTAGGCTCGAAGACGATTAAGGTAGTCGTTCTCAAAGATGGAGCCGTTATCGGCAAAGCAGTCACCGCGACCGGTTTTGACCAAGCCCAATCAGCCGCCATGGCTCTTGGGGCAGCCGTCGAGAAGGCTGGGATCGATGCGTCGACCATCGCGCAGATTGTTTCCACCGGGGCCGGTCGCAAGGCAGTGGAGCAGGCCAACAGCCAGGTTACCGAAGTGGGCGCCGACGCGGTTGGTACTGTGCACGCCGTACCCGAGGCGCGCACGGTGATTGATGTCGGCGCCGAGGAAGGACGCGGCATCAAAGTGAGTGGTGAAGGAAAAGTGGTCGATTTTGCGGTGAATGAAAAGTGTGCCGCCGGCGCCGGGTCGTTTGCCGAGTCGATGTCGCGCGCCCTGGAGGTCACTCTTGACGAGTTCGGCAAGTTGTCACTTGAGTCGACCAGGACAATCCCTATGAACGCCCAGTGCACCGTTTTCGCCGAGTCGGAAGTGGTGTCTTTGTTGCATGCCGAGACGCCCAAAGAGGACATCTCACGCGCCGTGCACGATGCTATAGCCAGCCGAGTGGCTTCGATGGTACGAAGAGTGGGCTTGGAGCAGAAAGTCGCGTTGATCGGTGGCGTGGCATATAACCCTGGGTTTGTCGATTCGCTCACACGGACTCTCGAATGCGAGATTGTCATACCCCAAGACAGAGAGTATGTTGGCGCTCTGGGCGCTGCCCTGGTGGCCGTCGAAAGGAGCAAGAACGATTGA
- a CDS encoding carbohydrate binding family 9 domain-containing protein has protein sequence MRTWILLCTTAALLCALFTTTVFSDTEPTDKDKNDDVRIMRAVRINPHAPSIDGKLDDEIWKSAKIEKVTGFLQMEPDEGETATESTLVATVYDDEAIYFAFWCFDSEPEKIKQQMVRRDRWSEADYVRVRLDPYHDHQTGYEFRLNASGVQRDFRMFDDVNMDQSWDGIWEGEVAIHPWGWAAEFKIPYHNLRFTKKNEHVWGVNVTRYISRKAEVDWWEFSPSTEGGSVSQFGHLEGITGIEPVRQLQVLPYAVSKFQTEPSHLGNPNGRDMLGDVGFDVKYGISSNLTLDATINPDFGQVELDRPVLDLSPFETFFSEKRPFFIEGSDLFSTRFMLLNSRRIGRAITGGVDDDDLDVYTDYPETATILGAAKITGKLSGGTSLGFLNAVTKEESADYLTVDGEERTGVVEPSANYSVLRVKQDLLSNSYVGVLVTTTSQKTRTPATTGGLDWQLYTNNGTWGFGGQTVFSRNSGEPVGFGMAVELQKAAGKHWRGSIGGTVKDQNLYINRMGYTSRNDIRSFYGWLQYRTQDDWFVFRNTYHNMNIYAGWNYARDNIDKGWNYNFYLDFINNWSLGGGLSQSIDDYSDWETRGMGLWERPKSWSWWASLHTDGRKKVSFSLNPGSGQSRFGSWWAHYTGVEFRPTANMEYGLGVNILKDNDQRRWVGNPVDSITNEEVTLFADLDQTRVTLNVSASFMLHKNLSCQLSANGLLAGLDYEDYRLYEGGNQYSAVGDYGGIDAPNSDYNYSSLNSTLLMRWEYLPGSTLYFVWTRSRPEVDDTVNDLNLSRDFDRFFSEGASNIFLVKASYWLNI, from the coding sequence GTGAGAACTTGGATTCTCCTCTGTACAACCGCTGCGCTGTTATGCGCACTCTTCACGACCACCGTATTTTCCGACACAGAACCGACCGATAAAGACAAAAATGACGATGTCCGTATCATGCGGGCGGTTCGAATCAATCCCCATGCTCCATCGATTGACGGCAAACTGGATGATGAAATCTGGAAGAGTGCCAAGATTGAAAAGGTGACGGGATTTCTGCAGATGGAACCCGACGAAGGTGAAACTGCAACTGAGTCAACGCTGGTGGCAACGGTTTATGACGACGAAGCTATTTACTTTGCGTTCTGGTGTTTCGACTCAGAGCCGGAGAAAATTAAACAGCAGATGGTCAGGCGCGATCGATGGTCGGAGGCCGACTATGTTAGAGTCCGGCTGGACCCCTACCATGATCATCAAACCGGGTATGAGTTTCGGCTGAACGCTTCGGGCGTCCAGCGTGATTTCAGAATGTTCGATGACGTCAACATGGATCAATCCTGGGATGGAATCTGGGAGGGTGAAGTGGCTATCCATCCATGGGGATGGGCGGCCGAATTCAAGATTCCGTATCATAATCTCAGATTCACAAAGAAAAACGAACATGTTTGGGGTGTAAATGTCACTCGATATATAAGTCGCAAGGCCGAAGTTGACTGGTGGGAGTTCTCACCCTCGACCGAGGGTGGGTCGGTATCGCAGTTTGGGCATCTGGAAGGGATCACCGGTATTGAGCCGGTTCGTCAGTTACAGGTTTTACCATACGCGGTATCCAAATTTCAGACCGAGCCGAGTCATCTTGGCAACCCGAACGGGCGGGACATGCTGGGTGATGTCGGCTTCGATGTGAAGTATGGTATTTCGTCGAACCTGACTCTTGACGCCACGATTAATCCAGACTTTGGACAGGTGGAACTGGACCGTCCGGTGTTGGACCTGTCACCGTTCGAGACTTTCTTCAGCGAGAAACGTCCGTTCTTTATCGAGGGCTCCGATCTGTTCAGTACGCGATTCATGTTGTTGAATTCGCGCCGTATCGGGCGAGCTATCACCGGCGGCGTTGACGATGACGATCTTGATGTGTACACCGACTATCCCGAAACAGCGACTATCCTCGGTGCGGCAAAAATCACCGGTAAACTCTCCGGCGGGACCTCGCTGGGATTTCTCAATGCCGTAACAAAGGAAGAGAGCGCCGATTACCTGACGGTCGACGGTGAAGAACGAACCGGCGTGGTCGAGCCGTCGGCCAACTATAGCGTCTTGCGGGTCAAACAGGATCTGCTGTCGAACTCATACGTCGGTGTCCTTGTGACCACGACCAGCCAGAAGACACGCACCCCGGCCACCACCGGCGGCCTGGACTGGCAACTTTATACCAACAACGGCACCTGGGGATTCGGCGGCCAGACCGTGTTCAGCCGTAATTCCGGTGAGCCGGTAGGCTTTGGAATGGCGGTCGAGCTTCAGAAAGCGGCCGGCAAACACTGGCGCGGTTCCATCGGGGGGACGGTCAAGGACCAGAACCTGTATATAAACCGGATGGGGTACACCAGCCGCAACGATATACGCTCCTTCTATGGTTGGCTTCAGTATCGCACTCAGGACGACTGGTTTGTCTTCCGTAACACCTACCACAACATGAATATCTACGCCGGTTGGAATTATGCCCGCGACAATATCGATAAAGGCTGGAATTACAATTTCTACCTGGATTTTATTAACAACTGGAGTCTCGGCGGCGGGCTCAGCCAAAGTATTGACGATTACAGCGATTGGGAAACGCGCGGCATGGGACTCTGGGAGCGCCCAAAGTCATGGAGCTGGTGGGCGTCGCTGCATACCGACGGTCGTAAGAAAGTCTCTTTCAGTCTCAATCCGGGCAGTGGTCAGTCTCGCTTTGGATCCTGGTGGGCGCACTATACCGGCGTTGAATTCCGACCTACAGCCAATATGGAATACGGCCTGGGTGTCAACATCCTGAAGGACAACGACCAGAGACGATGGGTGGGTAACCCGGTGGATTCCATTACAAACGAAGAGGTAACGTTGTTTGCCGACCTCGATCAAACACGGGTCACACTGAATGTCAGTGCCAGTTTTATGCTGCACAAGAATCTCTCGTGTCAGTTGTCGGCCAACGGCTTGCTGGCCGGGTTGGATTATGAGGACTATCGTCTCTACGAAGGCGGCAACCAGTATAGTGCTGTCGGTGATTATGGTGGTATTGATGCTCCCAATAGTGACTACAATTACTCGTCGCTCAACTCGACGCTGCTGATGCGATGGGAGTACCTGCCGGGCAGTACGCTGTATTTTGTCTGGACACGTTCGCGTCCGGAAGTCGACGATACGGTCAATGACCTTAACCTGTCTCGCGATTTCGATCGTTTCTTCTCTGAAGGCGCCTCGAACATATTCTTGGTGAAAGCGAGCTACTGGTTGAACATATAG
- the bzdO gene encoding benzoyl-CoA reductase, bzd-type, subunit O, translating to MAQYKTAPLESWTKAKELRLKYYQDYQEAHKNGGLRWTGGAWAFDAIPAGLGRDVYNITGEPYGASIAFDKKLSMECMEAAEAKGWARDLCSYMRNYWGSMYLNKYAFGGEYPKPDFCFQDHICCSHGKWYQHVAEYKKIPYFCIDVSVGPYEDVDENRLMFVVNQMHESIEWLEKTTGRKYQDELLIEAVKNEFRSTAAWAEVCYLNMARPAPLDEKTMYSLYVHGTLSKHSGEIADFYEELRDEVQYRIDNQIAAVPNERCRLMSDTQPPWGFLKVFRYLEKFGAVSIGSLYTFGLIGIWEDKPDGTWGPRTTPMQKGEEITTRDQALRLLADWNLAKPEWQHFYDPNLKTKMMLQICKQWEVDGVMLHLNRGCEGLSCGIMENRLGIAEAGVPVMTFEGNMGDEREFDEKRVMARIDSFMETLDIEMLQEA from the coding sequence ATGGCCCAATACAAAACCGCACCGCTTGAGAGTTGGACCAAGGCCAAAGAACTCAGGCTGAAGTACTACCAGGATTACCAGGAGGCACACAAAAACGGCGGGCTGCGCTGGACCGGGGGAGCCTGGGCGTTCGATGCTATCCCGGCCGGGCTGGGTCGCGACGTTTACAATATCACCGGCGAACCTTATGGCGCCTCGATTGCCTTCGACAAAAAGCTCTCGATGGAATGTATGGAAGCAGCCGAAGCCAAAGGCTGGGCGCGTGACCTTTGCAGTTACATGCGCAACTACTGGGGCTCGATGTACTTGAACAAGTATGCCTTCGGCGGCGAGTATCCCAAGCCCGATTTCTGTTTCCAGGATCATATTTGTTGCAGTCACGGCAAGTGGTATCAGCACGTGGCCGAGTACAAAAAGATTCCGTATTTCTGCATCGATGTATCGGTGGGTCCCTACGAAGATGTCGATGAGAACCGTTTGATGTTCGTCGTCAACCAGATGCATGAATCCATCGAATGGCTGGAGAAAACAACCGGCCGCAAGTACCAGGACGAACTGCTGATCGAGGCGGTCAAGAATGAGTTCCGCTCAACCGCGGCCTGGGCTGAAGTCTGCTATCTCAACATGGCCAGGCCGGCGCCGCTGGACGAGAAAACGATGTACTCGCTTTACGTGCACGGTACTTTATCCAAGCACTCCGGGGAGATTGCCGATTTCTACGAAGAACTGCGCGACGAGGTGCAATACCGAATCGACAACCAAATCGCGGCCGTGCCCAACGAACGCTGCCGCCTTATGTCCGACACGCAACCGCCTTGGGGATTTTTGAAAGTCTTTCGCTATCTTGAGAAGTTCGGCGCGGTGTCGATCGGTTCGCTATACACCTTCGGGCTGATCGGAATCTGGGAAGATAAACCGGACGGCACCTGGGGTCCACGCACGACGCCGATGCAGAAAGGTGAGGAGATCACCACTCGCGATCAGGCCCTTCGCCTGCTGGCCGACTGGAATCTGGCCAAGCCGGAGTGGCAGCATTTCTATGATCCCAACCTGAAGACCAAGATGATGCTGCAAATTTGCAAACAGTGGGAGGTAGACGGTGTCATGCTGCATCTGAACCGTGGTTGCGAGGGTCTTTCGTGCGGTATCATGGAAAACCGCCTGGGTATCGCCGAGGCCGGTGTGCCGGTGATGACTTTCGAGGGCAACATGGGTGACGAACGTGAATTCGACGAGAAGCGCGTTATGGCACGGATTGATTCGTTTATGGAAACCCTCGATATCGAGATGTTGCAAGAGGCGTAG
- a CDS encoding ABC transporter permease — MRTLLIIAAKDLRLLARDRFGLFWVLAFPLMMALFFGAIFSGGSGNRAEMKIVVVDEAQSEQSAAFAARLDSSSALRVTVSHADSARLLVRTGKAVAYLIVHPGFGSLENMFAGNGTTLTVGIDPARKAEGGYLQGLLMEAWFSMMQDRFFNPSKSQRFLSNVVEQIESDTNMNAGQREVLTGFFGDLEQFMGQVDTGVLAGGSAADSGGGASTGLGPKIEVEEVVRQQSGPRSSWEITFPQALMWALIGCTAAFAISIVSEHTRGTLLRLRLAPLSRAHLLAGKGLACFLFSIAVCSLLLLFAKLVFGISTPDPVRLALAVVACAGCFTGLMMLMSVLGKTEQAVAGAGWAIMLVMSMTGGGMVPLMAMPNWMVTISHISPVKWGILALEGAIWRGFSYSEMALPLGVLIGVGVAAFTVGAVIFRRVHG, encoded by the coding sequence ATGAGAACGCTGTTGATAATTGCCGCCAAAGACCTGCGCCTGCTCGCGCGGGATCGGTTCGGCCTGTTTTGGGTGCTGGCTTTCCCGCTTATGATGGCTTTGTTCTTCGGCGCCATATTCAGCGGCGGTTCGGGCAATCGTGCCGAGATGAAGATTGTAGTTGTAGATGAGGCGCAGTCGGAACAATCGGCGGCGTTTGCGGCTCGCCTGGACAGTTCTTCAGCTCTACGTGTTACTGTATCCCATGCCGATTCTGCCCGCTTATTGGTACGCACCGGCAAGGCGGTAGCTTACCTGATTGTTCACCCCGGTTTTGGTTCGCTTGAGAACATGTTTGCAGGAAACGGGACGACTCTCACCGTCGGAATTGATCCAGCCCGTAAGGCCGAAGGTGGATATCTGCAGGGTCTCTTGATGGAAGCCTGGTTTTCGATGATGCAGGATCGATTTTTCAACCCATCCAAGTCCCAGAGATTCCTCTCGAACGTTGTTGAGCAAATTGAGTCCGATACAAACATGAATGCGGGACAGCGCGAAGTGCTCACCGGGTTCTTTGGAGACCTCGAGCAGTTTATGGGCCAAGTCGACACCGGTGTCCTGGCCGGCGGCTCGGCGGCGGACAGTGGCGGCGGGGCGAGTACAGGCTTGGGACCAAAGATCGAGGTTGAAGAAGTAGTTCGTCAACAGAGCGGCCCGCGGTCATCCTGGGAAATCACTTTTCCACAGGCACTCATGTGGGCATTAATCGGGTGCACGGCCGCTTTCGCCATATCAATCGTGTCCGAGCACACCCGCGGCACACTTTTGCGATTGCGTCTGGCGCCGCTGTCGCGCGCCCACCTACTGGCCGGGAAAGGGCTGGCCTGCTTTTTGTTCTCGATAGCGGTTTGTTCTCTGTTATTACTGTTTGCCAAGTTGGTCTTCGGCATCAGTACGCCCGACCCGGTGCGACTGGCCTTAGCCGTAGTCGCCTGCGCCGGGTGTTTCACGGGCCTGATGATGCTGATGAGCGTCCTCGGCAAGACCGAGCAAGCGGTGGCCGGAGCCGGCTGGGCAATCATGCTGGTAATGTCAATGACCGGTGGCGGTATGGTACCTCTTATGGCGATGCCGAACTGGATGGTAACCATCAGCCATATCAGTCCGGTCAAATGGGGGATACTTGCCCTCGAAGGTGCGATCTGGCGCGGCTTTAGTTACAGTGAGATGGCTCTGCCGCTGGGGGTTCTAATCGGTGTCGGGGTGGCCGCTTTTACTGTCGGCGCGGTGATCTTTCGGCGCGTGCATGGGTGA